The genomic interval CTGGGCCACATAAATTGATTAACCTATtctatttttcacaaaaaaactTCAGCTCAACTCACTAGTTGATCAGCATGAAGAAATAGTTGCGACTGTGCGAACTAGCAAGCCATGCCGCCAGTTATTTGCTCGTACGTGGATTAGAATTTCAAAACTAAACAACCAGAACACAGAAAAAAGAAAGTGTCAATGTCATTTGTTGACATTTCAAGAAATTGTTTTGGATTTAGTCCATTGATTTGGTTTGGTTGTgctttgagatttttttaaattatatcgtAGGTACCTGAAATTATCTTGTAGGTATATTTCGCAATGAAACACTTTACTCCTACGATCGTTTCCTGAATTTGTTGATATTGATGTTAACCATGTACAAAAAGGATTATAGTAACTTCGTACGACCTTCACAAAATAAGGTCCAAAAAACATATTCCAAATCAAGTTTGACTGGTGCAGAAGCTAAACGAATTTATTTAGAAGAGGTCCAGGAAGCAAACATTTCTACGAAAACTGCTAATACGCGCGAAAATTTTTCGCAAAAAGGAAGTCGCAAATGCAAAGGAGAGCAAGTGAACTTATCCAACAAAGAATTGTTTTTAACAGTGCAGTGTGATGATGTTGACATACTCAAACAGGCGTTAGATGAAGACCCAGATAAGATAAGCGTAAAAGACGAATACGGCTGGAGTTTACTTATGATAGCATGTCAAGCTAATTCCGTGGAATCTGTTAAAGAACTTCTGAAACGAGATATTGATACATCTGTAAGAGATAAAGCAGGGAATTCTGCTCAAAGTTTGGttattaagaataaaaatgtaggtcTAGCAGATTTGTTATTAAGCTATAAACATAAGAAAGTGGAATCATTTAATAAGGAACATAAAAACTCTAGAGTGAAAATAAAGGAAGAGTATGTATGTGAAACATGTGGGTCTACAAAGTACCCTGACAGAGATGAGCATTTATCATCTACAATACATAACATTAATGCATCTAAAGGGAAGAAAATACCGACAAGCTATGTCATTCCCCAATCAAATAAAGGTTATCAGATGATGCTAAGAGTTGGCTGGGATAAGAATTTAGGATTAGGTCCTGATGGGTCTggaaaaaagtaccctatcaGAACAGTGCAGAAAAAGGACAGAAAAGGATTGggaaacaaaagaaataaacctGTACCTCAAGAGGAacaaaaacaatcaaaaattagcaaatcaaatttacatgaTAGGAACACAAGTTTAGAAATCAAATTTAGAAGGGAATTTTACTAGGTTTGTTTACTTAAGATaataaagcaattttttttattcaaaattctctTAATTCATTCCTAAAACTACTTTTGGAACTGAAGTATTGAACAAAAGATACCTATTTCAATAGATTAACATCACTtgctaattttaaatgtgtagatttatatttttcagtttgtaACAGGTTATATAAGGTGATATTGTAGTTAAATCCATgcttgcataatttatttatttattgaataatagacAAGCAGCTGATGTGTCTATATCAGGCAGCATTGAGTTTTATAGTCAGTTCACTTTAAGTCATTCactgataattttaattcagtttttatattacaatgaaaCATTGTTCACTTCTATCCACTTGTCAActtgttttcatatttatatggtCAATATTATGCCAAGTTTTATCCTATAAGAAGCTATATACAATGATAACAATggcaaattttgaattaattactAGATAATAATTAGATAAGTGTTGTGTAAACTACCTAACTAACTGTGTGTATAATATTCAAGACTGGTTGGCCTTTAATACCCTTTCATGTTGTCATTCAGACAGAGAACTTTTAAAGTGAATGAATGAcctttaacataaaataatgataattgttatgattaaaattataaatgtggaTTACACATATGTAAATAACACACAAaaggacaaaatatattatttaatacttttgcATTATTACAACACTATCATTcctgtatttaatattatcacaattatttaacaaataactGTTTATATGTGATTCAGGATGTTAACAGTATTGTTCTTGTTCCGTCATCTCCTTGCCCTCCTCTAcacaactaaaattatatgttcTTTGAGAAGCTAGTCATtctatgataaaatatgtttatgtacATAGCAAAGTACTTTGATTTGCGcttcgttttaaaatattataaaatctaaattgtcatgtatatggaaaaaatatttaaaaaaattgttgattaAAGTAGCAATTGACAATCAACAGATATAATCTTTTGACTATCTAAATTTACACTTAAACATACTGACAATATGAATATTTCTATACAAACTGCTAAATATATCAAAGTCCTGGAGCAATCCAGTTCAGGACACTCACAGCAAGTTCGAAGCCTGCAAAACAAGCTGCATTGGCTGGGAAAGCCCGAATCATCACTGGAGTGACACCTTTGTACAATGCAATTGGACCTTCCTTCTCTAGCAATTGCTTGAACACATCTCTCATTCCATTGGGGTATGTCCCTTCAGGTGCAGTCTGCAATCTACTCTTTAAAACATCAGCCGGCATGCCCACCAGCCAGTTAGCTATACCAGCACACCCTCCTGCCACCATTGTAGCAAACATTTTAACCTTGTTAGAAGCATCTTGAGGAACAAGAACTTCTTTTACCAATTCATAAGTCATGAAGTACATCCCGCTGGCTGGCACATCTCTCAATATGGTGGCCACACTGCCTTTGTATATACTTCTTATTCCACCCTCTGCATATAGCTGCCTGGCACAATCGACCATGCCATTGTATTTCTGAGGTGCACCACCGCCTTGTTGAATTTGCAGCAGACATTTTATGCGTTCTCCTGGAGCCATGATGGACGTAGTGAAGATCCCAGAAAAAGCGCCCGCCGCAAATAGTTCAGTCTTCGTCAACGGGGCCTCGCTATCacctttaattaattttttaccgAGACCAAAACCGAAGAAACTAATTGCAAAAATTGGCGCAACTCCAGTTAGTGGCGCAGACATACCCTTGTATAAACCGCGAAAACCCTCCTTTTGGATCGTCTTTTTACAACAATCCCAAGTACCAGTGTACAAGGGGGTCTCCCCTGGTGCGGGAAGTGGCATAGTTTGCAATCTAACTTTTATGGTGTCCATGGGATGCCCTGCGAGAACTGTACACACACCACCAAATCCGCCACtgatgaaatatttgaaaggACTACTATTTTCCGACATTATGGCAAGTTTTTTTGTCaagtatgtattataaaattacaaaaaaactgAGCTTAAAATCTACTTTCTAAAACGAAATGACCAAACCACTGCTTTGCTTTGGCTGCAGCTGTTGCTCAAATTGATAGTAATTTGACATTATCAAACTCAAAGTTCAATGTCCAGTTACGTTCCGGTTATCAacgaaaaacaaatatatttaccaatatttatttaggcattcgatacaataaaataatttggcaCACTAACAAAGAGACTATGTAGGTACGTAAAGACCAAATTCAAAGAGAACCCTCTTCTCCatagctgtttttttttctccgtctttatttttcttcccTATTTGCCGAATAAaagatttctttctttcttttctttcccTCAGAAGGAGAATAGAAAAACGGAACGAAGCAAGTctaatgtcaatgtcaatatTGTCAGTGAATTAACTTCAAAAATTAGCGCATTTGTCGTGTATttgtatatacctatttattttgtgtttgattttatttcttctctaATATACATTCTTTGATTACTATTGACTATCAAATGTGATTCGTAATGTCGTGTACTAAAGAAGAAATTGAGCGAAAACGCCTTGCCGCATTACAAAAAAGACAGAATAAAGTTTTGATTCCAAATCAAGGAAATTCTCCCAGACCTGCGTTTAGTCCAAGTGGTCCATTGTGTCCGTCGGACATTGGCCCAATACGAAATGGCCAGCATCAAAATCGCAATTTCCATCCATATTCGAAACCAGGAACCAGTTCAAACCAGGTTGAGAATAAGGTTCCAGTGGGTAAAGTAGTAACTGGTACAGTGTACTTGATAACTGAAGACAGGTTTGAGGTGAAGCCTTCTGAGTTCTGTGCACCacttatcaatattttcaagACAATTTCTTCTAAAAGCTATGgttggtaatatttttttatacattgtttattttattctattgcAGTGACATTGCCTTTTATACTACAAAAACTTGTGTTTCAAAAGGCAAAGCTATTAACATATCTAATTGATATAtctgtgtttttatattttaacttgttGGATATTTTCAGATTCAAGTTCAAAGCTATGGAATTTCTCCATAAATGACTACCATGAGCTGATGAAAAAAGTGGCTCCACTTTCTCCACACATAGTTCTGGGATCCCTTCCAGCCTATGTTTTgaaggtagaatataatctcaTTGacaattccaaattcaaatatctTATATTAATACAGGCCACTAACTTGAACATATCATTTTAGACAGCACTAGTACTACTGAGTTAATTGCCAAATATGTAATGcttattaaaagtatatattattctgGTCAGTATATCATGTTTTATAGCTTTAAGATAAGTAGCCGTTTTTATGCCGCTGTACTGGAAAAGTACACAATATCACTAAGTACAAATGAATGCCACTCTCCTGCTGTTCTTGGGCTGTTAATTCCTCCTACAGATTCCGTTTGGTTGGTTTCCACTACACTACTTGGATAAAACATCATTTCCTGAAGGTATATCTTTAGCTTTGTTGTGTAAATAGtaatctaattaattttttcagGTTCTTAATGAGCAGACAGTGGATCCAAATAGCATAGATCTGTCTCCTATAGAGGCAACACTGAGGCATAAACTGATGCCATTTCAAGAAGAAGGGGTCCGGTAATCTTATCTCTTTTCATATGGAACAGTAAAAAGGGTGACATGACTAAACTTTAAGCACAAGATTTTTAAGAGCATAACCCTCTCTTTCTTTGCTGTGTATTTTGGGCTGTGACCACGAAGCCTGGGtccaatgaaaaaaaaacaaaatactggccgtcaaccctccttgggaatgctactTCTGTCCACCACTAGCTGCCAAGGCTGTGAGTAGCTTAATCGcctcatataaaaataaatgacattttcAGGTTTGGCATATCTCGTCGCGGACGCTGCATGATTGCGGACGACATGGGGCTAGGCAAGACGTTCCAGGCATTAGCCATCGCCAGCTACTACCGACACAACTGGCCGTTGCTCATCGTCACCACTTCTTCTATGAGGCGAGTTATgtttaacattaaatacaatacataatattattgtacttATTACTAGTGGCCTGttctggcttcgctcggacaAAACTAGATTTATTCCtttcatacataaataaccCCGTTTTTCACTTCTTTTCCTCATAAAGTTTTACATTATGATTGCATGTAACCAgcctaaaacaatattttaaatttagactaTAAAGTAAAATCCTTGTCTAATAagcttaaaatatacaaaattataaaataaacaaaatttgggAGAATTAGATATTGGGAGGgcaaattagaattttttcaAGTATTCAAGTTactagttttttaattaaaaacttgagTGTGCGGGCAATTTATGTGACACCATAAATTGCAGGCATTGCAGGGTTGCAGGCATCCATAGGCTGAGGTGACCATTTCCTGCCTGTTTGCGcagtaacataaaaaattgtatttttttttttttaacagagAGACATGGCAAAGCAAAATCCACGAGTTGCTGCCGTCTGTGCCTCTCATGAACATCGTCACGCTCAGCTCAGGCAAGGACACGCAGCTGGTGGCCGAAAGACATGTAAAATTAaccttgtaatattataaactagctgcgGCCCGTGGCTACGCTCACAGAAGATGtgtgtttttcatataaactttcagACCCCTTGGAGCCTAGGCCAACTTTGTCTTTAAAAACTCAACATGTCAAGTGCTGTAATGAGGGgtgaaactttgtatgaaacaaactttcatcccCTCTTACAGTATTTTAGTGGCTTCGTGCAACAGTCATGTTGTTAAGCTCAaggtagaaaaaaatatatgtgtttttCATACATAGTTTCACCCCCATTACAGCACTTTAGGGGTTGAATTTTTAAAGACAAAAGTGGCCATTGTATATTTAACAGTTTTTGTACCCAGAGTTACAAGAGTGAGACAGACAGTAAAAATTACAGAActtcaaagacgtcaattacaTAAAGTTATCACTCACTAGATGTTgttcggggcttcgctcccgtgggataatgtacctttctaacggtgaaataatttttgaattcggttcggtagtttcggagattacgcgcctcaaacatagaaacttacaaacgcttacctctttataataatagtatagatttatttgtgtgtgtttcagaCCGAGGTTGTGATAGTCAGCTATAAAATCACAAGCATGCACACAGACCTGCTCAAGAGCAAGAAATTTGGCgtagttattattgtaagtatCACTTTATATACAGTAACACGTCATTATCCCTAACGGAGAAGATAGAgccaaaagaaataaaactcgAAGGACATGTTAGATAGCCGGCGGTGGTGGAATTGACATTCTGAAATAGCTGATGTTGATAGCGCCCATCGGTTATAAGAAGAATCTctaattattagtattttcccttgattgacttttaaaaTCTACGTGAGAGGGGAGGCagctgtttatatttattatgaaaatgttaaaaatagtatcatatttcattgtattatttaatcataataattcttaattggatgaaaacaaaaaaactaaaaacttatACCAAACTCAAAAATGAACCAACTTTTAATCCAGCgccattgttacagtctataaattattatttttacaatgatcataaatatgtctattttatttgagagcataaacattttttacaattttctgattTTGTCATATCAccctattgttttattttgtaggaTGAATCTCACTATCTAAAGTCGCACAAAGCGCAATGCACCATAGCTCTGAGTGGAATAACGAAGCAGTCACAGCGAGTTGTGCTGCTGAGTGGAACACCCGCATTGAGCCGGCCAGCGGAGCTCTACACACAGCTGACTCTCATTGAACCCAAGATGTTCGGGTCTTACACCGAGTACGGTGAGTGTATATTCTAATTTGGGATAACTTAACAGACTTAATATAACATCgtagattattataaaaataacatatataagaaactataattaataattaaatcgaATGTTTTTCTTAGGAACACGCAGCCATTTTATTTAGGTTctcgagagagagagagagaacagAGACAAGATCATGGAAACAATAGAAGTTACATCATAGACACTAGCatgttatagttttaattattatcttcgtaccttatgtacatttttaccTAGTGGCGCTATTGTGTATacaactaaatattaaaatatttctatatatgtataatattaggtccttacatatgaaattggcgtttggtataggaggaacaaaaagtcgaatattttttaatataatatatttatttattcaaagtaagaactattaataaactcaaagattatctatgcacttttgccatctcataggtagttcattgatccttttactaaaaaaaccattcggacgggaatcaatcatcaaaaatctttgaaggcggtttggactgccctatcggagttgaatttcgaaaaaaaatggtaTTCTGTTGGATCAAGGTCCGGGGAGTACGGTGTTTGTCTTAGACATTTCAATGGAAGCTCCTCTAATTTGGTAGCCGTCTGTTGTGCAGTGTGTGGTCTAGCGTTGTCGTGAAGCAGCAATGGCGTGGAGCGATTGACCAGCCTCGGTTGTTTAGCAGAGCTAGCTTTTAATTATAGACGTCTGCCGTAACCGTCTGGCTAGATTTgagaaaactgtaatgaacGACACCGGCACTAGTCCACCAAACGcttacaagtaacttttttggGTCAATTTTCGCCTGGGGCAGGATTTGGCTGGCTGACCAGGGTCCAGCCATTGCGATGAGCGTTTCCGATTATCGTAGAAAATCCACTTTTCATCACAGGTAATGATTTGACTTAGAAACCTTCATTATTGTGCcggttaagtaatgtaacgcAGCAGTCAACGCGCGTTTGCTGGTTTGCTTCACTCAATTCGTGAGGTACCCACCTTTCAAGTTTCTTAATCTTCCCAATTTGCTTCAAGTGgcttaaaatagttttatcactaacaccgAAGCCTACCTCGGACGTGGTTTGCGATGGATCCGCTTCCACAATAGCtttcaattcttcattatcaactagGGTCTCTGGACGTCCACGGGGCTTGTTCTGCAGGTCGAAATTTCCAGAATGAAACGTTGGAACCAAAAACGCactgtattttcttttacgaccgccatacacatcattaacccttcgagccgtttccgcagcactggtgccacggtggaactcgtactcgtaaataacgcgatatttcaagttttccattttgtaaactgagtgacgcaaacagaaaaatcagaagaaaaaaaaaacaaatgaatgacggttaacgaaacacaaatacatgtgtaaatagctgtataaatttgaatttgcaattCCAAACCAGAGAGgaaaaatttgtgattaaagtggccagtacaacaaaacgccaatttcatatgtaaggacctaatattatTTCGATATCAATGACTAACAGAAACTATGTGTCATTCCAGATTCagtgtatgaaaattattaattattaagcaatattattttttgaacatttttttctgttatcCAAAATTGGCTACTACAGGACAGGCTTGATGCTTAGTGTGGAGCTATCTGTAAAAACgcattgtaaacatttttgttcattaaatatatctaatatcaGATCACaatctacccgtgtaccaaatttcataacaatccatccagtagactttgcctgaaagagtaacaaacatatatcctcacacatacacattacaaactttcgtataTAATATTCTAGCTGCGCTCCAGATCTTCCATATCTATCGTTCCTTTCGTTTTTACATCCCTCTCATTCTCTGCGTTCCATTTCTCACGGTgttttcggagattacccgcaccaaacacacaaacgcttacctctttataataatagtatagataagaGATGAGATACCTATAAGAAGAAGGTTGTCAGGTAAGCGTTACTGCGCCGGCAAGCAGACCGGCTTCGGCTGGGACATGAGCGGGCAGTCGCACCTGCGCGAGCTGCGGCTCGTGCTGCGCCGCGCGCTGCTGCTGCGTCGCGCGCGGCACCAGGTG from Plodia interpunctella isolate USDA-ARS_2022_Savannah chromosome 14, ilPloInte3.2, whole genome shotgun sequence carries:
- the Marcal1 gene encoding SWI/SNF-related matrix-associated actin-dependent regulator of chromatin subfamily A-like protein 1; the protein is MSCTKEEIERKRLAALQKRQNKVLIPNQGNSPRPAFSPSGPLCPSDIGPIRNGQHQNRNFHPYSKPGTSSNQVENKVPVGKVVTGTVYLITEDRFEVKPSEFCAPLINIFKTISSKSYDSSSKLWNFSINDYHELMKKVAPLSPHIVLGSLPAYVLKVLNEQTVDPNSIDLSPIEATLRHKLMPFQEEGVRFGISRRGRCMIADDMGLGKTFQALAIASYYRHNWPLLIVTTSSMRETWQSKIHELLPSVPLMNIVTLSSGKDTQLVAERHTEVVIVSYKITSMHTDLLKSKKFGVVIIDESHYLKSHKAQCTIALSGITKQSQRVVLLSGTPALSRPAELYTQLTLIEPKMFGSYTEYGKRYCAGKQTGFGWDMSGQSHLRELRLVLRRALLLRRARHQVLARFPRKTRETVILDQSLLQFTKEARDELCQMAQNYNTTRSSERHAALITYFSESAKVKIPAVCKYLNQLLDESSEKFLIFAHHRNVIDAICLTLDERCVSYICIVGSTPANTRADLVDKFQHTPSCRCAVLSITAANSGLTLTAAGLVLFAELHWNPGILTQAESRAHRLGRRGAVVARYLLAPGTADDHMWPMLQEKLNVLNDVGLSHDTFEDSTTKHQESKNNMTQFLSPVTKNKNDYIPGTNIRKDSIKPNKHKDNTNVTDDKTDDEINLLNGDEKLIDEFCENGDDSFFDKEGDELLANIDL
- the LOC128675133 gene encoding G patch domain and ankyrin repeat-containing protein 1 homolog is translated as MLTMYKKDYSNFVRPSQNKVQKTYSKSSLTGAEAKRIYLEEVQEANISTKTANTRENFSQKGSRKCKGEQVNLSNKELFLTVQCDDVDILKQALDEDPDKISVKDEYGWSLLMIACQANSVESVKELLKRDIDTSVRDKAGNSAQSLVIKNKNVGLADLLLSYKHKKVESFNKEHKNSRVKIKEEYVCETCGSTKYPDRDEHLSSTIHNINASKGKKIPTSYVIPQSNKGYQMMLRVGWDKNLGLGPDGSGKKYPIRTVQKKDRKGLGNKRNKPVPQEEQKQSKISKSNLHDRNTSLEIKFRREFY
- the colt gene encoding congested-like trachea protein; the encoded protein is MSENSSPFKYFISGGFGGVCTVLAGHPMDTIKVRLQTMPLPAPGETPLYTGTWDCCKKTIQKEGFRGLYKGMSAPLTGVAPIFAISFFGFGLGKKLIKGDSEAPLTKTELFAAGAFSGIFTTSIMAPGERIKCLLQIQQGGGAPQKYNGMVDCARQLYAEGGIRSIYKGSVATILRDVPASGMYFMTYELVKEVLVPQDASNKVKMFATMVAGGCAGIANWLVGMPADVLKSRLQTAPEGTYPNGMRDVFKQLLEKEGPIALYKGVTPVMIRAFPANAACFAGFELAVSVLNWIAPGL